From one Planktothrix agardhii NIES-204 genomic stretch:
- a CDS encoding putative glycosyl transferase gives MPHHLYHLLAFVISALVVIWSTPIVKKIAIRSGRVDLPNDRKVHQQPMVRLGGVSIFAGALIALLLVWGLGGFIDATGKPLSPRDEYEIWGVVIGGIAFFLIGLADDLFNLTPLTRLLLQTGVASLVWWVGVRIDFLTIPNLGLVQIGWLSLPITVIWLVGMTNAINWIDGLDGLAAGVCGIAAVVMLIVSLFMNQPAAALIAAALAGSALGFLRYNFNPAQIFMGDGGAYFMGFTLAGVGVIGLVKVTAVTSVILPYLILAVPILDMSAVILDRIRHGESPFAADKRHLHHRLLDAGLSQRRTVLFIYSLTLWVGSLALAFSGIPSGLAYLLGATGLLGYTSWQALKRARL, from the coding sequence ATGCCCCACCATCTGTACCACCTACTCGCTTTTGTAATTTCGGCTCTAGTTGTGATCTGGAGTACGCCGATTGTTAAAAAAATCGCCATCCGTTCAGGACGGGTTGATTTACCCAATGATCGAAAAGTTCATCAACAACCGATGGTGCGCTTAGGTGGCGTTTCCATCTTTGCTGGCGCCTTAATTGCTCTGTTATTGGTTTGGGGGTTAGGTGGCTTTATTGATGCCACGGGAAAACCCCTAAGCCCACGGGATGAATATGAAATTTGGGGCGTGGTCATTGGGGGTATTGCTTTTTTTCTGATTGGTCTAGCGGATGATTTATTTAACCTCACCCCTTTAACTCGCCTCCTGTTACAAACCGGTGTAGCCAGTTTGGTTTGGTGGGTTGGTGTCCGCATTGACTTTTTAACGATCCCGAATTTGGGTCTAGTTCAGATTGGATGGTTGAGTTTACCCATTACGGTTATTTGGTTAGTGGGAATGACCAATGCGATTAACTGGATTGATGGTTTAGACGGACTAGCGGCGGGGGTTTGTGGTATTGCCGCCGTCGTGATGTTGATTGTCAGTTTATTTATGAATCAACCCGCCGCGGCTTTAATTGCAGCGGCTTTGGCCGGAAGTGCCCTGGGATTTTTAAGGTATAACTTCAACCCAGCCCAAATTTTTATGGGGGATGGGGGGGCTTATTTTATGGGCTTTACCCTAGCTGGAGTGGGGGTGATTGGTTTAGTCAAAGTAACAGCCGTGACCTCGGTGATTCTGCCCTATTTAATTTTAGCAGTTCCGATTTTAGATATGTCGGCGGTAATTTTGGATAGAATTCGTCATGGAGAATCGCCCTTTGCTGCGGATAAACGCCACCTGCATCACCGACTCCTAGACGCGGGTTTATCCCAACGCCGAACAGTATTATTTATCTATTCTCTCACGCTTTGGGTGGGAAGTTTAGCCCTGGCTTTTTCGGGAATACCCAGTGGTTTAGCATATCTTTTAGGTGCAACAGGATTATTAGGATATACCAGTTGGCAAGCCTTAAAACGAGCTAGGTTATAA